A single Cnuibacter physcomitrellae DNA region contains:
- a CDS encoding M18 family aminopeptidase, producing MQLDAHIDDLAAFVAASPSSYHAAHEVARRLQEGGWTLLAEEASWPVEPGGYVVVRDGAVIAWRVPDSAHALTPFRLVGTHTDSPGFKLKPQPTIGSAGWLQAAVEVYGGPLLTSWLDREIELAGRLVTRGGDELLVRTGPFFRIPQLAVHLDRTSSDTVSLDRQRHTQPVFGVGDVAHADLLAHLAGIAGIASADLAGYDVLAVDSQPSRRFGLDQSLFASARLDNLSSVHSALVALLDADGFESADGSESGDEPAITVLAAFDHEELGSESRSGASGPFLEDVLRRIRRGLGADEEQATRALAASWLVSSDAGHSIHPNYPEKHDPHVRPLAGRGPLLKINANQRYTTDAHGAALWARSSAAAGVPFQEFVSNNTVPCGSTIGPLTATRLGIRTVDVGVPLLSMHSARELAHVDDLVSLSAALGAFYRGA from the coding sequence ATGCAGCTGGACGCCCACATCGACGACCTGGCGGCCTTCGTCGCCGCCTCCCCGAGCTCGTACCACGCGGCCCACGAGGTGGCGCGACGGCTGCAGGAGGGCGGCTGGACGCTCCTCGCCGAGGAGGCGTCGTGGCCCGTCGAGCCCGGCGGCTACGTCGTCGTCCGCGACGGCGCGGTGATCGCCTGGCGCGTGCCGGACTCCGCTCACGCGCTGACGCCGTTCCGTCTCGTCGGCACGCACACCGACTCCCCCGGCTTCAAGCTCAAGCCGCAGCCGACCATCGGGTCGGCGGGATGGCTGCAGGCCGCCGTCGAGGTCTACGGCGGCCCGTTGCTCACCTCGTGGCTCGACCGCGAGATCGAGCTCGCCGGAAGGCTCGTGACGCGGGGCGGAGACGAGCTGCTCGTGCGCACCGGGCCCTTCTTCCGCATCCCCCAGCTCGCCGTGCATCTGGATCGGACCTCGTCCGACACGGTGTCGCTCGACCGGCAGCGGCACACGCAGCCGGTCTTCGGGGTCGGGGACGTCGCCCACGCCGACCTGCTCGCCCACCTCGCCGGCATCGCCGGCATCGCGTCCGCCGACCTGGCCGGGTACGACGTGCTCGCGGTCGACAGCCAGCCGTCCCGCCGGTTCGGACTCGACCAGAGCCTGTTCGCCTCAGCCCGGCTCGACAACCTGAGCTCGGTCCACTCGGCGCTCGTCGCGCTCCTCGACGCGGACGGCTTCGAGAGCGCGGACGGCTCCGAGAGCGGGGACGAGCCGGCGATCACGGTCCTCGCCGCCTTCGACCACGAGGAGCTCGGATCCGAGTCCCGATCGGGCGCCAGCGGTCCCTTCCTCGAGGACGTGCTCCGCCGCATCCGCCGCGGTCTCGGAGCCGACGAGGAGCAGGCCACGCGCGCGCTCGCGGCGTCCTGGCTGGTGTCGAGCGACGCCGGTCACTCGATCCACCCCAACTATCCCGAGAAGCACGACCCCCACGTGCGCCCCCTCGCCGGCCGGGGGCCGCTGCTCAAGATCAACGCGAACCAGCGGTACACGACGGATGCGCACGGCGCCGCCCTCTGGGCCAGGAGCAGCGCGGCGGCCGGGGTGCCGTTCCAGGAGTTCGTGTCGAACAACACCGTGCCGTGCGGCTCGACGATCGGTCCGCTCACCGCCACCCGGCTGGGCATCCGCACGGTCGACGTGGGCGTGCCGCTGCTGTCGATGCACTCGGCGCGAGAGCTGGCGCACGTCGACGACCTCGTGTCGCTGAGCGCCGCCCTGGGCGCGTTCTACCGCGGCGCCTGA
- a CDS encoding CYTH and CHAD domain-containing protein produces MSAAVQTEIERKYTVEEGTVLPDLAGVPGVARVQAEEPFGLEAVYFDTEGLDLARARIALRRRVGGADEGWHLKLPADEGRTEMQWPLTAGETVPEEVLEPVRALVRDRALTPLARIATTRTITELLDQDGGVVVEVADDQVTASDVRGGEVRAWREWEAELGPAAPATRAERERLLDDLEAVLREAGATVSPSVSKLAQALGRTGLGADAASTGGSHGGEPAVEARPGDAETAVLAGVQELVAALLAIDPAARRDEPDAVHRMRTTVRRLRTVLATHRSLLGRERVDPLREQLSRLGGRLGDVRDLEVRAGWAGEALDAYEAERGVTDEAARRRLVAELLEERSGALARLRDALTAEPYFRLLDDLEDLTASGSTHDPHDARDARREERAALRKAARRALSRTVSAEEAARAASESPTETAATLGRLHESRKAARKLRHAAEFATEGAGGVLGGKASKLGKLAEGLQDALGEHRDAALFAEHLLLTAGRAHAAGEDTFAYGVLYQRALDHAEHALVAADRARRALARAAR; encoded by the coding sequence ATGAGCGCAGCCGTGCAGACCGAGATCGAGCGCAAGTACACCGTGGAGGAGGGGACCGTGCTCCCCGACCTCGCCGGGGTTCCGGGGGTCGCCCGGGTGCAGGCGGAGGAGCCGTTCGGCCTCGAGGCGGTGTACTTCGACACTGAGGGGCTGGACCTGGCCAGGGCTCGGATCGCCCTGAGGCGCCGCGTCGGCGGGGCCGACGAGGGCTGGCATCTGAAGCTGCCGGCCGACGAGGGCCGCACCGAGATGCAGTGGCCGCTGACGGCCGGCGAGACGGTGCCCGAGGAGGTCCTCGAGCCCGTCCGTGCGCTGGTGCGCGACCGCGCGCTCACCCCCCTGGCGCGGATCGCCACGACCCGGACGATCACCGAGCTCCTCGACCAGGACGGCGGGGTCGTGGTCGAGGTCGCCGACGACCAGGTGACCGCCTCCGACGTCCGAGGCGGCGAGGTGCGCGCGTGGCGCGAGTGGGAGGCCGAGCTGGGGCCCGCGGCCCCCGCGACGCGCGCCGAGCGCGAGCGGCTCCTCGACGATCTCGAGGCCGTGCTGAGGGAGGCGGGCGCGACCGTGTCGCCGAGCGTGTCGAAGCTCGCGCAGGCGCTGGGCCGGACGGGCCTGGGCGCGGATGCGGCCTCGACCGGCGGCTCCCACGGGGGCGAGCCGGCCGTCGAGGCGCGTCCCGGCGACGCCGAGACGGCCGTCCTCGCGGGGGTGCAGGAGCTGGTGGCCGCGCTCCTCGCGATCGATCCGGCGGCTCGTCGCGACGAACCGGATGCGGTCCACCGGATGCGGACGACCGTGCGTCGCCTGCGCACCGTGCTGGCCACGCACCGCTCGCTGCTCGGGCGGGAGCGGGTCGACCCCCTGCGGGAGCAGCTGTCGCGCCTCGGCGGCCGGCTGGGCGACGTCCGCGACCTCGAGGTGCGCGCGGGCTGGGCCGGCGAGGCGCTCGACGCCTACGAGGCCGAGCGCGGCGTGACCGACGAGGCGGCGCGGCGCCGTCTCGTCGCCGAGCTGCTCGAGGAGAGGTCCGGGGCGCTCGCGCGGCTGCGCGATGCCCTCACGGCCGAGCCGTACTTCCGGTTGCTCGACGACCTGGAGGATCTCACCGCCTCCGGCAGCACGCACGACCCGCACGACGCCCGGGACGCGCGGCGAGAGGAGCGTGCGGCCCTGCGCAAGGCCGCGCGCCGGGCCCTGTCGCGCACGGTCTCCGCGGAGGAGGCGGCCCGGGCTGCCTCTGAGAGCCCGACGGAGACGGCCGCGACGCTGGGTCGCCTCCACGAGTCGCGGAAGGCGGCGCGGAAGCTCCGGCACGCGGCCGAGTTCGCGACCGAGGGCGCCGGCGGCGTGCTGGGCGGGAAGGCGTCGAAGCTCGGGAAGCTCGCCGAGGGCCTGCAGGACGCCCTGGGGGAGCACCGCGACGCCGCGCTCTTCGCGGAGCACCTCCTGCTGACGGCCGGCCGGGCGCACGCGGCGGGCGAGGACACCTTCGCCTACGGCGTGCTCTACCAGCGCGCCCTCGACCACGCCGAGCACGCGCTCGTCGCGGCCGACCGCGCACGTCGCGCCCTCGCCCGCGCCGCGCGCTGA
- a CDS encoding aminodeoxychorismate lyase, which yields MPSPVLVLVNSPVLPRDDSSSRPAIEIADPTTPHVSVLDLGVTRGDGIFETIMVTRGDAPAIDAHLARFASSAALLDLPEPDPAVWREAVALAMSSHPTVDVLAVKLVLTRGVEGTGVPTAWALAMPTKDFSADRETGIRVVALDRGYRHDVAQTSPWLLQGAKTLSYAINSAALREAGRRGADDVIFTSSDGFVLEAPTASVLLRHGDRILTPPTEHGILHGTTQRRAFEFFAARGYVTRALPVTRIDLERADAVWLASSIRQAVPVVELDGRPLQHDLELTRALNAHLSLRDRD from the coding sequence GTGCCATCGCCAGTCCTCGTCCTCGTGAACTCCCCGGTCCTGCCGCGTGACGACTCGTCGTCGCGTCCCGCGATCGAGATCGCCGATCCCACCACCCCGCACGTGAGTGTGCTCGACCTCGGGGTCACCCGGGGAGACGGCATCTTCGAGACCATCATGGTCACCCGCGGCGACGCGCCGGCCATCGACGCCCACCTGGCCCGGTTCGCCTCCTCGGCGGCCCTGCTCGACCTCCCGGAGCCCGATCCCGCGGTCTGGCGCGAGGCCGTCGCGCTCGCGATGTCGTCGCATCCGACGGTCGACGTGCTCGCGGTCAAGCTGGTCCTGACGCGCGGCGTCGAGGGCACGGGGGTGCCGACCGCCTGGGCTCTCGCCATGCCGACCAAGGACTTCTCGGCCGACCGGGAGACCGGGATCCGCGTGGTCGCGCTCGATCGCGGCTACCGCCACGACGTCGCCCAGACCTCCCCCTGGCTGCTGCAGGGCGCCAAGACCCTGTCGTACGCCATCAACTCCGCCGCGCTGCGGGAGGCCGGCCGGCGCGGGGCGGACGACGTGATCTTCACCTCGAGCGATGGGTTCGTGCTCGAGGCGCCCACGGCGAGCGTCCTGCTCCGGCACGGCGACCGCATCCTCACCCCGCCGACCGAGCACGGCATCCTCCACGGCACCACGCAGCGTCGCGCCTTCGAGTTCTTCGCCGCGCGCGGCTACGTCACCAGGGCGCTGCCGGTCACGCGGATCGACCTCGAGCGCGCGGACGCGGTCTGGCTCGCCTCGAGCATCCGGCAGGCGGTGCCGGTCGTCGAGCTGGACGGCCGTCCGCTGCAGCACGACCTCGAGCTCACCCGCGCGCTCAACGCGCACCTGTCGCTCCGCGACCGCGACTGA
- a CDS encoding LLM class F420-dependent oxidoreductase, which translates to MTRFGYTLMTEQSGPRDLVRYAVAAERAGFDFEVSSDHYSPWLTEQGHAPYAWTVLGAVAQATERVELATYVTCPTVRYHPAVIAQKSATLQLLSEGRFILGLGSGENLNEHVVGEGWPAVDARQDMFEEAVTIIRELHTGELVTWEGQYFRVDSARIWDLPDEGVPIGIAVSGEKSIERFAPLGDHLIAVQPEGDLVSGWTEKKGEQTRSIGQIPICWGRDKDAAIEKAHAQFRWFGGGWAVNADLPTPAGFAAASQFVRPEDVASSIACGPDLDELAESVRPFLDAGFTDVALVQVGDEGQDEFLAEVAEPLLERLRAL; encoded by the coding sequence ATGACGCGCTTCGGATACACGCTCATGACCGAGCAGAGCGGCCCGCGAGACCTCGTACGGTACGCGGTGGCCGCCGAGCGAGCCGGCTTCGACTTCGAGGTGTCGAGCGACCACTACTCGCCGTGGCTCACCGAGCAGGGCCACGCGCCGTACGCATGGACGGTCCTCGGCGCGGTCGCGCAGGCCACCGAGCGCGTGGAGCTGGCGACCTACGTCACCTGCCCCACGGTCCGCTACCACCCCGCCGTCATCGCGCAGAAGTCGGCGACCCTGCAGCTGCTGAGCGAGGGCCGCTTCATCCTGGGCCTCGGCTCGGGGGAGAACCTCAACGAGCACGTGGTCGGGGAGGGCTGGCCGGCCGTCGACGCGCGGCAGGACATGTTCGAGGAGGCGGTGACGATCATCCGGGAGCTCCACACCGGCGAGCTCGTGACCTGGGAGGGGCAGTACTTCCGGGTCGACTCCGCGCGCATCTGGGATCTGCCGGACGAGGGCGTCCCGATCGGGATCGCCGTCTCGGGCGAGAAGTCGATCGAGCGGTTCGCTCCGCTCGGCGACCACCTCATCGCGGTGCAGCCGGAGGGCGACCTCGTCTCGGGATGGACCGAGAAGAAGGGCGAGCAGACCCGGTCGATCGGTCAGATCCCGATCTGCTGGGGACGCGACAAGGACGCGGCGATCGAGAAGGCGCACGCGCAGTTCCGCTGGTTCGGCGGCGGCTGGGCGGTCAACGCCGATCTGCCGACTCCCGCGGGCTTCGCCGCCGCCAGTCAGTTCGTGAGGCCGGAGGACGTGGCGTCCTCGATCGCCTGCGGACCCGACCTCGACGAGCTGGCGGAGAGCGTGCGTCCGTTCCTCGACGCAGGGTTCACCGACGTCGCGCTGGTCCAGGTGGGCGACGAGGGGCAGGACGAGTTCCTCGCCGAGGTCGCCGAGCCCCTGCTCGAGCGGCTGCGGGCCCTCTGA
- a CDS encoding ferredoxin reductase family protein, with protein MAGIRGVLRRRSRGAFVLWIAIYTVLAVLPLPLGMISLDPGRGFWINLSVALGFVGLAMFGLQFVMAARSFLVVHPVGMDVVLEFHKQMAYLATLLVFAHPIILFVVDTSLLGLLDVVTSPLRAKFAVGSVILLIVLIVMSVFRRRLRIRYETWQATHAVLAVAVVVTALLHVLLVGYYVREWWEQTLWIAYSAAFIALGVWVRLVKPLVRRHRKWVVESIEDDVGSVTTVTLRLLDPTSYAPHRFHFDPGQFAWLQARRSPFSLSYHPFSISSSALHPHRIRFSIKAHDGFSREIGDLVPGDTVYVDGPFGAFVLPDTGPVVFVGAGVGVTPLLGMLETLADRGDDRECVLWLGNRSETEIPCLEQIEALQARMDLRVVHVLSKGSAGWTGERGHVDAALVARLLPDTPPGSSFCICGPDAMMDQVEAALAAGGVRRDAIHSERFGMV; from the coding sequence ATGGCGGGGATCCGCGGGGTGCTGCGTCGTCGCAGTCGAGGCGCGTTCGTGCTGTGGATCGCGATCTACACCGTCCTCGCCGTGCTCCCGCTGCCGCTCGGGATGATCAGCCTCGACCCCGGGCGCGGCTTCTGGATCAACCTCTCCGTGGCGCTCGGGTTCGTCGGCCTCGCCATGTTCGGGCTCCAGTTCGTCATGGCCGCCCGGTCGTTCCTCGTCGTGCACCCGGTGGGGATGGACGTGGTCCTCGAATTCCACAAGCAGATGGCCTACCTCGCCACGCTGCTGGTGTTCGCGCATCCGATCATCCTGTTCGTCGTCGACACGAGCCTGCTGGGACTGCTGGACGTCGTCACCTCGCCGCTCAGGGCGAAGTTCGCGGTGGGCTCGGTGATCCTGCTCATCGTGCTCATCGTGATGTCCGTGTTCCGGCGGCGGCTCCGGATCCGGTACGAGACGTGGCAGGCCACCCACGCGGTGCTCGCCGTCGCCGTCGTGGTGACCGCGCTCCTCCACGTGCTGCTGGTGGGGTACTACGTGCGGGAGTGGTGGGAGCAGACGCTGTGGATCGCCTACAGCGCCGCGTTCATCGCGCTCGGCGTGTGGGTGAGGCTCGTGAAGCCGCTCGTCCGACGGCATCGGAAGTGGGTCGTGGAGTCGATCGAGGACGATGTGGGCTCGGTCACCACCGTCACCCTGCGCCTGCTCGATCCGACGTCGTACGCCCCGCATCGCTTCCACTTCGATCCGGGTCAGTTCGCGTGGCTGCAGGCCCGCCGATCCCCGTTCTCGCTGAGCTACCACCCGTTCTCGATCTCCTCGAGCGCGCTGCATCCCCACCGCATCCGCTTCTCGATCAAGGCGCACGACGGCTTCAGCCGCGAGATCGGCGACCTCGTCCCGGGCGACACCGTCTACGTCGACGGCCCGTTCGGCGCCTTCGTGCTCCCCGACACGGGGCCGGTGGTCTTCGTCGGGGCCGGCGTGGGCGTCACCCCGCTGCTCGGGATGCTGGAGACCCTCGCCGACCGGGGCGACGATCGCGAGTGCGTGCTGTGGCTCGGCAACCGCAGCGAGACGGAGATCCCGTGCCTCGAGCAGATCGAGGCACTGCAGGCGCGCATGGATCTGAGGGTGGTGCACGTGCTGTCGAAGGGGTCGGCGGGGTGGACCGGCGAGCGCGGGCACGTGGACGCGGCACTCGTCGCACGTCTGCTGCCCGACACGCCGCCGGGCTCGTCGTTCTGCATCTGCGGCCCGGACGCGATGATGGATCAGGTCGAGGCGGCGCTCGCCGCGGGTGGTGTGCGTCGTGACGCCATCCACTCCGAGCGGTTCGGGATGGTGTGA
- a CDS encoding MOSC domain-containing protein has protein sequence MALHPVTIEHLLVSTRHRYEGRPADGPLPAPEGEPEERETIELRAGLGAVGDRYFGHRAHRDAAVTVFDAASLDHVTAETGIRDLDPAATRRTITIRGFPIDSLVGRLFALDSGAGPVRFRGHRAANPCAWMDVTLAPGAFRALRGRGGVRCVPTDDGTLSLGPALLDDDPTPPADV, from the coding sequence GTGGCCCTGCATCCCGTGACGATCGAGCACCTGCTCGTGTCGACGCGGCATCGCTACGAGGGCCGCCCTGCCGACGGTCCGCTGCCCGCTCCGGAGGGGGAGCCCGAGGAACGTGAGACGATCGAGCTCCGGGCCGGGCTGGGCGCGGTCGGCGACCGCTACTTCGGACACCGCGCCCATCGCGACGCCGCGGTGACGGTCTTCGACGCGGCGTCCCTCGATCACGTGACGGCGGAGACGGGCATCCGCGATCTCGACCCCGCGGCCACTCGGCGCACCATCACCATCCGGGGGTTCCCGATCGACTCGCTGGTGGGGCGGCTCTTCGCGCTCGACTCGGGCGCCGGTCCGGTGCGCTTCCGCGGGCACCGCGCCGCGAACCCCTGCGCCTGGATGGACGTCACGCTGGCTCCCGGCGCGTTCCGCGCCCTGCGCGGGCGCGGCGGGGTGCGCTGCGTCCCGACGGACGACGGCACCCTCTCCCTCGGCCCCGCGCTGCTCGACGACGACCCGACTCCTCCCGCCGACGTCTGA
- a CDS encoding LPXTG cell wall anchor domain-containing protein, with amino-acid sequence MRVRILTGVFALAAFLGLGAGAASAASTTEPADQPVLAQTGADFTPMLVTAGILLLVAGVAVVVAKFTAAKSSR; translated from the coding sequence ATGAGGGTCCGCATCCTCACCGGTGTGTTCGCACTCGCCGCCTTCCTCGGCCTGGGTGCGGGTGCCGCCTCCGCGGCGTCGACGACCGAGCCGGCCGATCAGCCGGTGCTCGCTCAGACCGGCGCCGACTTCACGCCCATGCTCGTCACCGCCGGCATCCTCCTGCTCGTGGCAGGCGTCGCCGTCGTCGTCGCGAAGTTCACGGCGGCCAAGTCCTCGCGCTGA